The Natrinema pellirubrum DSM 15624 region GTCGAGTTCCCGATCCCGACGGTGGCGCTGATCGACGGGGCCGCCGTCGGTGCCGGCGCGAACCTCGCGATCGCGTGTGACATCCAACTGGCCAGCGAGGACGCCGCCTTCGGTTTCGTCTTCCGACAGGTCGGCCTGAGCGTCGACGCCGGAACCTCCTATCTGCTGCCCCGGATCGTCGGCGAGAACGTCGCCAAGGAACTCGTTCTGACCGGCGACATCTTCGGCCCCGAGCGCGCGGCGGATCTCGGACTGGTCAACCACGTCTACGACGCCGACGAGTTCGACGACCGGGCCGACGAGTTCATCGCGAAAATCGTCTCCGGGCCGCCGATCGCTCTGCGCCACGCCAACCGGCTAGTCGGTGAAGGGCTGAACAAATCGCTCGAGCAGGCCCTGACCGACGAGGCCGTCGCACAGGGAATCGTCTTCGAAACCGAGGATCACGCGGAGGGCGTCTCCGCCTTCCTCGAGGACCGCGAGCCCGAGTTCGACGGACAGTAGGGAGGCGGCTTCGGGGTTTAGTTCTCTCCAGTCACTCGCCTCGGGCGGACCCGCCCAGCGGAACCAGCCTCGAGACCCGCGCGTTCTCCTTGAGACGGAGGCCGCCGCCGGCCACCGTCAGCGGGATCAGGGGCAGGTGATCCCGAACCTGCATCGACGGATGCGAGCCACCCCGGGCGAGCAGTTCGTTGCGGGGCTGGAGCTGTACCGGCTCCGTGAGGTCGGTCAGGAACTCGTTGTGCTGGATGACGTACTGGCCCCCATCGAGGTGCCACCAGCCGTACTCGTCGTCGGGGGCCTCGAGTTCCGTGGGCACGGGCTCGAGGTCGGCGTCTGCGAGTTCGTCGCCGCCGAAGTCGAGCCGGCCCGGTGCGGCTACCTCGTAGACGGCACTCACCGTCAGCTCGATCCCGTTCTCATCGACCTGTACCGGTTCGTAGACGAGGTTGTCGACGGCGTCTGCGAGGGGATAGTCGGCGGACATGTTGGGTGAGCTGACGGTGCCGAGTCTCAAAAGGGTACTGTCAGCGTCGCTCGAGTCGCGGGGCTGCCCGAACCCACTAAACCAGCCCACACAAATTACTATATTAAAATATGCGAATAGAACTCCATCAATCAATCAATAGTTATTTGAAAAGTGGTTTTTAACACACACGTCGATGAACCCTCCACTCGACCGCCGCGATTGCTGTTATATCGCGATGGTACTCGTCGTTTCGAGTATCGTCGGTCTGTCGTCGGAACGGTCACCGTACCCGCTCCGTACAGACCTCATGTACGCCGTTGAGGGCAACGCCGTCGCGGTACTCCAACCTGACCCGACCCTTCTCCTGACCGCGCTGTTCGTCATCGTCTATCTTCTCGTGTACCCTGCGCTGCTTCTCGCCACGTATATTAGTTTGAAACACCGCCACGGCCGCACCCGGGCACTCGATTACGTCACCACGTACACGACTGTCCTCGTCGTATCCATGCCGTTCTTCTACTTCATGCCCGTCGGCGTCACGGGCTACTACCTGGACGGCGTCGAACCGGTACTGTACGAATCGACTGGTCCGATTCAGACCTTTATGACAAACGTCGACACCCTCGAAAAGGCGTTCCCGAGCCTGCACGCCGGCCTCGCCGGAACCGCGGCCCTCTACGCACCGAGGGGCTACGAACGGCTCAGTTGGGCGGCCACCGGTGCCATCCTCGCCGCCACGGTATACCTCGGTATCCACTGGCTCACCGACCTCGTCGTCGGCCTCGCTCTGGCGTACGGCTGCTACCTCGCCACGCCGACGATCCGGGCCGTCCTCAAACGCGTCGAGCCGCAGCCGGAACCGGTTACCGTCACCGACGACTGACCGCGTCGCGTGTCGCCTTCTCGGAGTGACCGTCAGTGGTTACTATAGTGTCCGGCGGTCGTATCCACGCGTATGACCGACGTCCTCTCCGACGAGATCGCGCGATTCGTCCGCGCGGTCGGTCCCGACCCCGACGAAACGCTGCTCGAGATGGACGAGTACGCCGACGCCGAGGGATTTCCCCACGTCGGCCCTGAAGTCGGCGCGTTCCTCCGACTGCTGGCCCGACTGACCGACGCCGAGCGGGTCTTCGAGTTCGGCTCGGGCTATGGCTACTCGGCCTACTGGTTCGCCGCGGCCCTGCCAGCGGACGGCGAGATCGTCCTGACCGAGGTCGACGAGGCGGAACTCGACCTCGCCCGCGAGTACATGGCCGCGGGCGGCTACGACGGGATCGCGACGTACGAACTCG contains the following coding sequences:
- a CDS encoding phosphatase PAP2 family protein, with product MNPPLDRRDCCYIAMVLVVSSIVGLSSERSPYPLRTDLMYAVEGNAVAVLQPDPTLLLTALFVIVYLLVYPALLLATYISLKHRHGRTRALDYVTTYTTVLVVSMPFFYFMPVGVTGYYLDGVEPVLYESTGPIQTFMTNVDTLEKAFPSLHAGLAGTAALYAPRGYERLSWAATGAILAATVYLGIHWLTDLVVGLALAYGCYLATPTIRAVLKRVEPQPEPVTVTDD
- a CDS encoding dCTP deaminase/dUTPase family protein, giving the protein MSADYPLADAVDNLVYEPVQVDENGIELTVSAVYEVAAPGRLDFGGDELADADLEPVPTELEAPDDEYGWWHLDGGQYVIQHNEFLTDLTEPVQLQPRNELLARGGSHPSMQVRDHLPLIPLTVAGGGLRLKENARVSRLVPLGGSARGE
- a CDS encoding enoyl-CoA hydratase-related protein, with protein sequence MALGDAVLLDLKADGAATITLNQPDRRNALSEEISTGISEALDEIEGSDARVVVLQGSGGSFSAGGDIERMTEAIEDDVPADDRVRRLERSTNELIGRLVEFPIPTVALIDGAAVGAGANLAIACDIQLASEDAAFGFVFRQVGLSVDAGTSYLLPRIVGENVAKELVLTGDIFGPERAADLGLVNHVYDADEFDDRADEFIAKIVSGPPIALRHANRLVGEGLNKSLEQALTDEAVAQGIVFETEDHAEGVSAFLEDREPEFDGQ
- a CDS encoding O-methyltransferase, whose amino-acid sequence is MTDVLSDEIARFVRAVGPDPDETLLEMDEYADAEGFPHVGPEVGAFLRLLARLTDAERVFEFGSGYGYSAYWFAAALPADGEIVLTEVDEAELDLAREYMAAGGYDGIATYELGDAMETIDRYDGPFDVVLIDHQKERYADAFAAVRDEIPVGGVIVADNAITASVVDFDDLLAWAEGDAVETNDHTRGIIDFLETVRADPAFETVVVPLGEGITVSYRVE